In a single window of the Phycisphaerae bacterium genome:
- a CDS encoding discoidin domain-containing protein, whose translation MMTLQRFLAICSLTSGLAVMAASAAETDLEQAFRSPPAAARPWVFWWWLNSNVSREGITRDLEAMKRQGIQGVLIFNAGEGATPRGPRFLGPEWLELYRFTLQEASRLSMEVSVNLCDGWDAGGPWIPPEAANKKLVWSEYQVDGPRGAPLSLPHPATVDGFYREVAVVAIRERTTRPVQPASIRASSSAAGYCDEWNWPPEDAADGDRNTWWQAAAAPAPGRPAWIEYTYSEPLLASAVFVAGDRSDGPRECELQISEDGKAYTTVLSFEQRAGFSQQFELTETESKVFRLLVKSSHTRDLRVAEMWLLRQGDEPSLGRGIKWWWFKSGNRSFWDWPREGPAVIEEEYTDDGTRDCLSSEVVDLTSSLGQDGHLQWEVPKGRWSILRFGYTLEGQRTRCSSTVIGYEADMLDAKGIETHFKHCATPLLEAAGDQAGKTLKRLHIDSYELGADVRGQQPTWSASFREEFRTRRGYDLTPFLPALARRIVDGREKTNRFLWDVRMTIADLMAERFFGRFAELAHARGVGIQCETGYGTYPHPQFEGLRVAAQCDVTMGEFWWGTDIMSQFEPFCNVIRSVASPAHVYGRRIVQAESFTSWQHFPEYPATLKPLGDRAFCDGLNRMVFHQYTHQPNEDRPGYQYGAGTHIDRHVTWWEMAAPWLNYLTRCQHLLQSGRFHADVAYFYGEGAAKYVPGKKYLKPALPDGYNYDCVNADVLLNRMKVADGRLALPDGVSYRLLVLPTQRTLSPGVLRKIRELIESGATVLGDRPAHAPGLSDWPKCDQELKTLADEMWGTAPGDRGRHQIGKGRLVWGETLADVLANIGALQDFEIAGDNESFEFIHRVIGDADIYFVSSQINAPQKVECRFRVHGRQPELWDPVAGRLGDLPQQIQTDDDRTRLSLRFEPYQSFFVVFRKPLPRASHDVVEHSFVSTERERELAGSWTVGFDPAWGGPEKTVFEKLEDWTQRPEEGIKYYSGTATYRKTFDLPQAADQGKTRRFLDLGTVNYLARVRLNGKDLGVVWTAPWRVEITDVVKAKGNALEIDVVNTWVNRMVGDARLPAEKRFCKTNVSHPAEHPLMPSGLLGPVTVHMEGNLADAEYSLACGRPTTVSSSIEAGNWTQSRLVDGECRSGWSSQRGAAFADHSEEPEYAAVKLRRRAAIDRVVLHPRDDVPYTGQGFPEDFTIQVSEDGKTWQTVIEKKGYPAPEDATPQVFPLNGAFARYVKVQATRLRAVEGLHFFQLGELAVFGYEQ comes from the coding sequence ATGATGACTCTCCAGAGGTTCCTGGCGATCTGTTCGCTGACATCGGGCCTCGCGGTCATGGCCGCCTCCGCTGCCGAAACCGACCTCGAACAGGCCTTCCGCTCCCCCCCGGCCGCCGCCCGGCCCTGGGTCTTCTGGTGGTGGCTCAACAGCAACGTCAGTCGAGAGGGAATCACCCGCGATCTCGAAGCAATGAAACGCCAGGGCATCCAAGGTGTTCTCATCTTCAACGCGGGCGAAGGGGCAACACCGCGCGGCCCCAGGTTTCTCGGCCCGGAATGGCTGGAGCTGTACAGATTCACGCTGCAGGAAGCTTCGCGACTAAGCATGGAGGTCAGCGTCAACCTCTGCGACGGCTGGGATGCCGGCGGACCGTGGATACCGCCCGAGGCGGCCAACAAGAAGCTGGTGTGGTCAGAGTACCAGGTAGACGGGCCGCGAGGGGCGCCGCTGTCCCTGCCCCACCCGGCTACTGTGGATGGCTTCTACCGCGAAGTGGCGGTCGTCGCCATCCGGGAGCGGACGACCCGGCCGGTGCAGCCGGCGTCGATCCGGGCCAGCTCTTCGGCCGCCGGCTACTGCGACGAGTGGAATTGGCCCCCGGAGGATGCGGCCGACGGCGACCGGAACACGTGGTGGCAGGCGGCGGCGGCTCCTGCGCCCGGCAGGCCAGCCTGGATTGAATACACTTACTCGGAACCGCTCCTGGCCTCGGCCGTTTTCGTCGCCGGCGACAGGAGTGACGGACCTCGCGAATGCGAGTTGCAGATTTCAGAAGACGGAAAAGCTTACACGACGGTCCTGTCGTTTGAGCAGAGAGCAGGGTTCTCTCAGCAGTTCGAGCTCACCGAGACAGAGTCGAAGGTCTTTCGCTTGCTGGTGAAATCGTCGCACACCAGGGACCTTCGCGTTGCGGAGATGTGGCTGTTGCGTCAAGGCGACGAGCCGAGCCTGGGACGGGGAATCAAGTGGTGGTGGTTCAAGTCGGGCAACCGGAGCTTCTGGGACTGGCCCAGGGAAGGGCCGGCCGTAATCGAGGAGGAATACACCGACGACGGCACCCGCGATTGTCTCAGCAGTGAGGTCGTCGATCTGACTTCCAGCCTGGGCCAGGACGGCCACCTGCAGTGGGAGGTCCCCAAGGGCCGCTGGTCGATCCTGCGCTTCGGATACACGCTTGAAGGCCAGCGTACCCGCTGTTCATCGACCGTCATCGGCTACGAAGCCGACATGCTCGACGCCAAGGGCATCGAGACCCATTTCAAGCACTGCGCGACCCCCCTGCTGGAAGCCGCGGGCGATCAAGCAGGCAAGACGCTGAAGAGACTACACATCGACAGCTACGAGCTGGGCGCGGACGTCCGCGGGCAACAGCCGACCTGGTCGGCTTCATTCCGCGAGGAATTCCGCACCCGGCGGGGATACGACCTCACCCCGTTTCTGCCGGCCCTGGCTCGGCGAATCGTCGACGGACGTGAGAAGACCAATCGATTCCTCTGGGACGTGCGTATGACCATCGCCGACTTGATGGCCGAACGGTTCTTCGGTCGATTCGCGGAGTTGGCCCATGCCCGGGGGGTTGGCATTCAGTGCGAGACCGGCTATGGAACGTACCCGCACCCTCAGTTCGAAGGCCTTCGGGTAGCCGCCCAGTGCGACGTGACCATGGGGGAGTTCTGGTGGGGAACCGACATCATGTCGCAGTTCGAGCCGTTCTGTAACGTGATCCGCTCGGTCGCCTCGCCGGCCCACGTGTATGGCCGCCGAATCGTGCAAGCCGAGTCGTTCACATCCTGGCAGCATTTCCCGGAGTATCCGGCCACCCTCAAACCCCTGGGCGACCGGGCATTCTGCGACGGGCTCAACCGGATGGTATTTCATCAGTACACCCATCAGCCCAACGAAGACCGACCGGGGTACCAGTACGGCGCGGGAACCCACATCGACCGGCACGTGACCTGGTGGGAGATGGCCGCCCCCTGGCTGAACTACCTGACCCGTTGCCAGCACCTGCTCCAGAGCGGACGATTTCACGCGGACGTTGCGTACTTCTACGGGGAAGGGGCGGCCAAGTACGTGCCGGGCAAGAAGTACCTCAAGCCCGCTTTGCCGGACGGGTATAACTACGACTGCGTCAATGCCGACGTGCTGTTGAACCGAATGAAGGTCGCGGATGGACGGTTGGCTCTGCCGGACGGCGTCAGCTACCGGTTGCTGGTGCTGCCCACACAACGCACCCTGTCGCCGGGCGTGCTTCGCAAAATCCGGGAGCTGATCGAGTCAGGGGCTACGGTATTGGGAGACAGGCCCGCGCACGCCCCCGGATTGAGCGATTGGCCGAAGTGTGACCAGGAGCTGAAAACCCTGGCCGATGAAATGTGGGGAACGGCGCCGGGCGATCGCGGCCGCCACCAGATCGGCAAGGGACGACTGGTATGGGGCGAGACTCTGGCCGACGTGCTGGCGAATATCGGCGCCCTTCAGGATTTCGAGATCGCCGGTGACAATGAGAGCTTTGAGTTCATCCATCGGGTGATTGGCGACGCGGACATCTATTTCGTGTCCAGCCAAATCAACGCGCCGCAGAAAGTGGAGTGCCGCTTTCGCGTGCATGGGCGTCAACCTGAATTGTGGGATCCGGTCGCGGGTCGCCTGGGGGACCTGCCCCAACAGATCCAGACCGACGATGACCGCACGCGGCTGAGCCTGCGATTCGAGCCGTACCAGAGCTTCTTCGTCGTCTTCCGGAAGCCGCTACCGCGAGCTTCCCACGACGTCGTGGAACACAGCTTCGTTTCAACGGAGCGCGAGAGAGAGCTTGCCGGGTCGTGGACGGTCGGGTTCGATCCGGCGTGGGGCGGACCGGAGAAGACGGTTTTCGAGAAGCTCGAGGACTGGACGCAGCGGCCGGAAGAGGGCATCAAGTATTACAGCGGAACGGCCACATACCGGAAGACATTTGACCTGCCGCAGGCGGCTGACCAGGGCAAGACCCGGCGGTTCCTCGATCTGGGCACGGTCAACTATCTGGCTCGCGTGCGGCTCAATGGCAAGGACCTCGGCGTGGTGTGGACGGCTCCTTGGCGAGTGGAGATCACCGACGTGGTGAAGGCGAAAGGAAACGCCTTGGAGATCGATGTGGTCAATACGTGGGTCAATCGGATGGTGGGAGACGCCCGATTGCCGGCGGAAAAACGGTTCTGCAAAACCAACGTGTCACACCCGGCGGAGCACCCGCTGATGCCGTCCGGGCTGCTCGGACCGGTGACCGTACATATGGAGGGCAATCTGGCGGATGCCGAGTACAGCCTGGCGTGCGGGCGGCCGACGACCGTGTCATCTTCAATCGAAGCCGGGAACTGGACGCAAAGCAGGTTGGTCGACGGAGAGTGCAGGAGCGGCTGGAGTTCGCAGCGGGGAGCCGCGTTCGCCGATCACAGCGAGGAACCCGAATACGCAGCCGTCAAGCTGCGGCGTCGGGCAGCTATCGACCGGGTGGTTCTGCACCCGCGGGACGACGTCCCCTACACCGGACAAGGTTTCCCAGAGGACTTCACTATCCAGGTTAGCGAAGACGGCAAGACCTGGCAGACCGTGATTGAGAAGAAGGGCTACCCTGCGCCCGAGGACGCCACGCCGCAAGTGTTCCCTCTCAACGGAGCCTTCGCCCGGTACGTCAAGGTCCAGGCCACGAGGCTGCGAGCCGTCGAAGGGCTGCATTTCTTCCAGCTCGGGGAGTTGGCAGTTTTCGGATATGAACAATAG
- a CDS encoding L-serine ammonia-lyase, translating to MQASLISVFDIFKIGIGPSSSHTVGPMVAARRFRRSLAAAIPSGECHLRVELFGSLAATGRGHRTNDAICAGLLGLDSAESPTEQIWRAAAGIHEQGGFDIEGLRVGFDPGRDILWSKSPPSERRLAHPNTLCFTADQNGIPRLVVTARSVGGGFVEYDDVETPSLPTAETVPYPFDSATELVGVCAIHGINPVRVALANESARGLNEEQIRARLTRIWEIMNVSMDEGLTTEGVLPGGLDVERRAPRLYRQSRSDRLPLERHADLRTSAFAMAVAEQNACGGRVVTAPTNGSAGVLPAVLREVCYERDLGITEIQNGLLIAGVMAAIVKCGASISGAEVGCQGEIGVSAAMAAAAATGMLGGHVRQMEDAAEIAIEHHLGLTCDPVRGLVQIPCIERNAMGAIKALNAAAMALASDGTHVVSLDRALRVMKQTGMDLQDKYRETATGGLAVG from the coding sequence ATGCAGGCCTCGTTGATCAGCGTGTTCGACATCTTCAAGATCGGCATCGGTCCGTCCAGTTCTCACACCGTGGGACCGATGGTCGCGGCCCGGCGATTCCGCCGATCGCTGGCCGCCGCGATCCCATCGGGCGAGTGCCATCTGCGGGTCGAGTTGTTCGGCAGTCTGGCGGCCACGGGCAGGGGACACCGCACGAACGACGCGATCTGCGCGGGCCTGCTGGGGCTTGACTCGGCGGAGTCGCCGACGGAGCAGATCTGGCGGGCCGCAGCCGGGATCCACGAGCAGGGCGGATTCGACATCGAGGGTCTCCGGGTTGGCTTCGATCCCGGCCGGGACATCCTCTGGAGCAAGTCTCCGCCGAGCGAAAGACGGCTGGCCCACCCCAACACGCTGTGCTTCACGGCCGATCAGAACGGAATCCCCCGGCTGGTCGTGACCGCCCGATCGGTCGGCGGCGGCTTTGTCGAGTATGACGACGTGGAGACGCCGAGCCTTCCAACGGCAGAGACCGTGCCCTACCCTTTCGACAGCGCGACCGAGTTGGTTGGGGTGTGCGCGATCCACGGGATCAATCCGGTCAGAGTGGCCCTGGCCAACGAATCCGCCCGGGGCCTTAACGAAGAGCAGATCCGCGCTCGTCTCACGAGAATCTGGGAAATCATGAACGTGTCGATGGATGAGGGACTCACCACCGAGGGCGTGCTGCCCGGCGGGCTCGACGTCGAGCGGCGAGCACCGCGGCTGTACCGGCAAAGCCGTTCCGACCGGTTGCCCCTCGAAAGGCACGCCGATCTCCGAACCAGCGCTTTTGCCATGGCCGTCGCGGAGCAGAACGCATGCGGGGGGCGGGTGGTCACCGCGCCGACCAACGGATCAGCCGGCGTGCTGCCCGCGGTACTCCGCGAGGTCTGTTACGAGCGCGATCTGGGCATCACCGAGATCCAAAATGGTCTGCTCATCGCCGGCGTGATGGCCGCGATCGTCAAATGCGGAGCGTCAATCAGCGGGGCGGAGGTCGGCTGCCAGGGCGAGATCGGGGTGAGCGCGGCCATGGCCGCCGCCGCTGCGACGGGCATGCTCGGCGGGCACGTTCGCCAGATGGAGGACGCCGCGGAGATCGCCATCGAACACCACCTCGGCCTGACCTGTGACCCGGTCCGCGGCCTGGTCCAGATTCCCTGCATCGAACGTAACGCTATGGGAGCGATCAAGGCCCTCAACGCCGCGGCCATGGCTCTGGCCTCCGACGGCACCCATGTCGTCAGTCTCGACCGGGCCCTGCGGGTCATGAAGCAGACCGGCATGGACCTGCAGGACAAGTACCGAGAGACGGCCACCGGGGGCCTGGCCGTGGGATAG
- a CDS encoding PQQ-binding-like beta-propeller repeat protein — MLERGHSGSVAAVLSLTVLWPSTALSSTWQMKQRDMQHTGRADYTVPTERLNSTFFDAILWQTRAHGPLSSTSMSFFDGAGPKGADIVVAGYHWPKGVQGMDRHTGQFFWAANPSGGETIGVITPAFSNDGGTIYVVNDATDGGDFPQGHPLMAFSPIAGPAAGYWHNGHDPHPGQLSMLSPTIAPDGRIFLHSWVDRPYAGHDDGSAISTVWSAASWADCGLSDPSLYDDGNQLWVVIGARYGQIKAYDGTSGADLWATSTGRTVDAPVTIDPANGNIYVACGDSSVSVAGLDKNGSPLWGLPVSQVYQYIDSENNPQRAASAGCLSHDGHTFYFQTNSNQGDGRLYAIHTATGSLKWSYPTQATGWEDHSSCPIVTQNGVVIVGNNYGRSYYAILDEGTQGTLLDTLTVADDGNARASATASPDGKLYLPMRTIWTASNGDGEIPNQQIENLYAALDVTGNPPAPKLPPPAGQQVVALNHAVALSWKPVDDPNGYFDHYAIYRDTAPFTSIEGRTPITTVDGRTTSSHTDMTALNGTGYYYAVTSVTTAGGEFNDVKATGPRTPRDETDLQVVTITRTPQYPRYWPGYTNWPVTEPSGFGPYWSGAADRLKDGQTADTQRWPEIGDPVTYTATIRNRGTNQWSGTLTGQWLVDGVSVDAPSRNITLRHADLTTFAITRPWDGQAHDIRFAIHVSDARPANDSLTIGSKSVAFLTYADVDFVEQFREDTADYPQAATDDLFDWLNRHMERFNEMFAEAGCPKRVHYDVLEMLNDSDLDPDDRRIFFAIFPFRYYVTDSHPRGSGYYHPAVDIDYGLLHEMGHQLGLVDLYQIDLPPERNQVSGQGYSAVAGLMHGCSPFLSKHSAMAMTHWLDKAHGYYGQYMYDMPGEIRLRVLGFDGRPLPGATVKMYQKVNRTDVGQYITKQIKAQGVTDANGEWILPNVPIDPNLVPPAYNGDTLHDNPFGYLSVVAENALLHFRVEYEGGVDYAWLDTPEVNIAYWEGQSQTAVFERRLGLGGKRQTVAPADMTELNATDWAAWAQGSDSVNTYVEDDTVRRVVGAGSVKFVTDGGYDTYLRYPRSVTAMWDLSCAHTLRMHVYAENPNFSFQECSPWIRLKDADNNYFEYRYYRWYGCTDLLNEAYNRWQYWEIPLDPTDTEGDGWRRTVVGTPDLSRIQYLEIHADTWGGGFTLWFDGVSLDVPGHTSTDFNHDCSVDRDDLAPLIDCRLGPTIAQTDPACQEADLDGDRDVDQSDFGLFQRCLSGPGIAADPHCAD, encoded by the coding sequence ATGCTCGAAAGAGGACATTCCGGATCCGTCGCCGCCGTTCTCAGCCTCACCGTCCTCTGGCCATCGACGGCCTTGAGCTCAACCTGGCAGATGAAGCAGCGCGACATGCAGCACACCGGCCGGGCGGACTACACCGTGCCCACCGAACGGCTGAACAGCACTTTCTTCGATGCCATCCTCTGGCAGACCCGCGCCCATGGACCGCTCAGCTCCACCTCTATGTCCTTCTTCGATGGAGCGGGCCCGAAGGGGGCGGACATCGTCGTCGCCGGCTACCATTGGCCCAAAGGCGTGCAGGGCATGGACCGGCACACCGGCCAGTTCTTCTGGGCGGCCAATCCCTCCGGCGGCGAGACTATCGGGGTCATCACGCCCGCCTTCTCCAACGACGGCGGGACCATCTACGTGGTCAACGACGCCACCGATGGTGGCGACTTCCCTCAAGGCCACCCGCTCATGGCCTTCTCTCCCATCGCAGGACCGGCGGCCGGCTACTGGCACAACGGCCACGATCCCCATCCGGGACAGCTCAGCATGCTCTCCCCCACTATCGCCCCCGACGGCCGGATCTTCTTGCACTCCTGGGTCGATCGCCCCTACGCCGGGCATGACGACGGCTCGGCCATCAGCACCGTCTGGTCGGCAGCCAGCTGGGCCGACTGCGGCTTGAGCGACCCGTCGCTCTACGACGACGGTAACCAGCTGTGGGTGGTCATCGGCGCTCGATACGGGCAGATCAAGGCCTACGACGGCACCAGCGGCGCAGACCTGTGGGCCACCTCCACGGGCCGAACGGTCGATGCCCCCGTGACTATCGACCCGGCCAACGGCAACATCTACGTCGCCTGCGGCGACAGCAGCGTCTCGGTCGCCGGCCTGGACAAGAACGGTAGCCCCTTGTGGGGGCTGCCGGTCAGTCAGGTCTACCAGTACATCGACTCGGAGAACAACCCTCAGCGAGCGGCCTCCGCCGGCTGCCTCAGCCACGACGGCCATACTTTCTACTTCCAGACCAACAGCAACCAGGGCGACGGCCGGCTCTACGCGATCCACACAGCAACCGGCTCATTGAAGTGGTCCTATCCCACACAGGCCACGGGCTGGGAAGACCACTCGTCCTGCCCCATTGTGACCCAGAACGGCGTGGTCATCGTCGGCAACAACTACGGCAGATCCTACTACGCCATCCTCGACGAGGGCACGCAGGGAACACTCCTGGACACGCTGACCGTGGCCGATGACGGCAACGCCCGAGCCAGCGCCACCGCATCGCCAGACGGCAAACTCTACCTGCCGATGCGGACGATCTGGACGGCCAGCAACGGCGACGGTGAAATCCCCAATCAGCAGATCGAGAACCTCTACGCGGCCCTCGACGTCACCGGCAACCCGCCCGCACCAAAGCTGCCCCCACCCGCCGGCCAGCAGGTTGTCGCTCTGAACCACGCGGTGGCGCTGTCCTGGAAACCGGTCGACGATCCCAACGGTTACTTCGACCACTACGCTATCTATCGCGATACCGCCCCGTTCACATCGATCGAGGGCCGGACGCCGATCACCACGGTAGACGGCCGCACCACCAGCAGCCACACCGACATGACCGCGCTCAATGGCACGGGCTACTACTACGCGGTGACCTCGGTGACCACCGCCGGCGGCGAGTTCAACGACGTCAAGGCCACGGGTCCGCGCACGCCTCGCGACGAAACCGACCTGCAAGTCGTAACCATCACCCGGACACCGCAGTACCCGAGATACTGGCCGGGCTACACCAACTGGCCCGTGACCGAGCCCAGCGGTTTCGGCCCGTACTGGTCAGGGGCCGCCGATCGACTCAAGGATGGCCAGACCGCGGACACGCAGCGCTGGCCCGAGATCGGCGATCCGGTCACCTATACCGCTACCATTCGCAACCGCGGCACCAATCAATGGAGCGGCACACTGACGGGTCAGTGGCTCGTTGACGGCGTTTCGGTCGATGCACCCTCCAGGAACATCACCCTCAGACACGCCGATCTGACCACCTTCGCAATCACTCGCCCATGGGACGGCCAGGCGCACGACATCCGGTTCGCCATCCACGTGTCCGACGCCCGGCCGGCCAACGACAGCCTCACCATCGGCAGCAAGTCGGTCGCGTTCCTGACCTACGCTGACGTCGATTTCGTCGAGCAGTTCCGCGAAGACACGGCCGACTACCCTCAGGCGGCCACCGATGATCTCTTCGATTGGCTCAACCGGCACATGGAGCGGTTCAACGAGATGTTCGCCGAAGCGGGCTGCCCGAAGCGCGTTCATTACGACGTGCTCGAGATGCTCAATGACTCCGATCTCGACCCGGACGACCGCCGAATCTTCTTTGCCATCTTCCCGTTCCGATACTACGTCACCGACAGTCATCCGCGCGGATCGGGTTACTACCACCCCGCCGTCGACATTGACTACGGCCTGCTGCATGAGATGGGCCACCAGCTCGGCCTGGTCGATCTGTACCAGATCGATCTTCCCCCGGAGCGGAACCAGGTATCCGGCCAAGGCTACAGTGCGGTCGCCGGCCTGATGCACGGCTGCTCGCCCTTCCTCAGCAAGCACAGCGCCATGGCCATGACCCACTGGCTGGACAAGGCCCACGGCTACTACGGGCAGTACATGTACGACATGCCGGGCGAAATCCGGCTCCGAGTCCTCGGTTTCGACGGCCGGCCGTTGCCCGGCGCGACAGTCAAGATGTACCAGAAGGTCAACCGCACCGATGTCGGCCAATACATCACCAAGCAGATCAAAGCCCAGGGCGTCACCGATGCCAACGGCGAATGGATACTGCCCAACGTGCCCATCGATCCCAATCTCGTCCCGCCGGCCTACAACGGTGACACACTGCACGACAACCCCTTCGGTTACTTGTCAGTCGTGGCCGAAAACGCCCTCCTCCACTTCCGCGTAGAGTACGAAGGCGGTGTGGACTACGCCTGGCTCGACACCCCGGAGGTCAACATCGCCTATTGGGAGGGCCAGTCCCAGACGGCCGTCTTCGAGCGGAGACTCGGCCTCGGCGGCAAACGACAGACCGTCGCCCCGGCGGACATGACCGAGCTGAACGCCACCGACTGGGCGGCATGGGCTCAGGGGTCGGACAGTGTCAACACTTACGTGGAGGACGACACCGTCCGCCGCGTGGTCGGAGCCGGCTCGGTCAAGTTCGTGACCGACGGCGGGTACGACACCTATCTCCGCTACCCGCGATCAGTCACCGCGATGTGGGATCTCTCCTGCGCTCATACGTTGCGGATGCACGTCTACGCCGAGAACCCGAACTTCTCTTTCCAGGAGTGCAGCCCGTGGATCCGGCTCAAGGACGCGGACAACAACTACTTCGAATACCGCTACTATCGCTGGTACGGCTGCACCGATCTTCTCAATGAGGCCTACAACCGCTGGCAGTATTGGGAGATCCCCCTCGACCCCACGGACACGGAAGGCGACGGCTGGCGGCGAACCGTGGTCGGCACACCCGATCTGAGCCGAATCCAGTACCTGGAGATCCACGCGGATACCTGGGGCGGCGGTTTCACCCTGTGGTTCGACGGCGTGAGTCTCGACGTGCCCGGGCACACTTCGACCGACTTCAACCACGATTGCAGCGTGGACCGCGACGACCTGGCCCCGCTGATCGACTGCCGCCTCGGACCGACCATCGCCCAGACCGATCCGGCCTGCCAGGAAGCCGACCTCGACGGCGATCGAGATGTCGATCAGTCCGACTTCGGACTCTTCCAGCGGTGTCTCAGCGGACCGGGAATCGCCGCCGATCCCCACTGCGCAGACTGA
- a CDS encoding DNA adenine methylase, with protein MRSGAAGSDLRSSSRIHHPRRHSAVRTREYVFAQLIPYIGNKRKLLHLIQRGIEAAGCRGGTFVDLFAGSTVVSRFAKKAGFRVVANDWEPYAYEIARGTVALNRPPRFRRLGGPERVFADLNALPPLHDYVATHLCPRDDDKPDPLRERMFFTRANGERIDAIREQVATWEAEGLITPDERAYVLAALIYAVSYASNTSGVFKGFHHGWGGKTATALYRIRGTLAIEPPVLFDNGQENLALRENAQTLAGRLAEVIGRRPDIAYIDPPYNQHPYGSNYHVLTTVALWDKPRLKPGILDGGRIRNKSAIRRDWRDQRRSAYNSANEALPAFRQLVADLDALWLLVSYSTDGNMPLEEMLTALAERGTLQVFAETYKRYRVSTPRMSKRSHNVEFVVVVNTRGRSSRGAVDAIAAGIRRQEHSCRPR; from the coding sequence ATGCGGTCCGGCGCGGCTGGCAGTGACCTGAGATCTTCTTCGCGCATCCATCATCCGCGCCGCCATTCCGCGGTGCGAACTCGCGAGTACGTGTTCGCTCAGCTCATCCCTTACATCGGCAATAAGCGAAAACTCCTGCACCTGATCCAGCGGGGGATCGAGGCCGCCGGCTGCCGCGGCGGGACCTTCGTCGACCTGTTCGCCGGAAGTACGGTGGTCTCGCGGTTCGCCAAGAAAGCGGGTTTCCGCGTCGTGGCCAACGACTGGGAACCCTATGCCTACGAGATCGCCCGCGGGACGGTGGCGCTCAACCGCCCCCCCCGTTTCCGCCGCCTTGGCGGGCCAGAACGGGTATTTGCGGACCTCAACGCTCTGCCGCCGCTGCACGACTACGTTGCCACCCACCTCTGCCCCCGGGACGACGACAAGCCCGATCCGCTCCGGGAACGCATGTTCTTCACCCGGGCCAACGGCGAGCGGATCGACGCCATTCGCGAACAGGTCGCGACCTGGGAAGCGGAGGGGCTCATCACGCCGGATGAGCGAGCCTACGTCCTGGCGGCGCTCATCTACGCGGTCAGCTACGCGAGCAATACCAGCGGCGTCTTCAAGGGCTTTCACCACGGCTGGGGCGGCAAGACGGCTACCGCCCTGTATCGAATCCGCGGCACACTGGCAATTGAACCTCCGGTGCTATTCGACAACGGGCAGGAGAACCTCGCCCTCCGCGAAAACGCCCAGACACTGGCCGGCCGGCTCGCCGAGGTCATTGGACGGCGGCCGGACATCGCCTATATCGACCCGCCGTACAATCAACATCCCTACGGCAGCAACTACCACGTGCTGACCACAGTCGCCCTGTGGGACAAGCCGCGGCTCAAACCGGGGATCCTGGACGGTGGACGGATACGCAACAAGTCCGCGATTCGCAGGGACTGGCGCGATCAGCGCCGCTCGGCCTACAACTCGGCCAACGAGGCCTTGCCCGCTTTTCGGCAATTGGTGGCAGACCTGGACGCACTTTGGCTGCTGGTCAGCTACAGCACGGATGGTAACATGCCGCTGGAGGAGATGCTGACCGCCCTGGCGGAGCGAGGCACGCTGCAGGTCTTCGCCGAGACGTACAAACGGTACCGGGTCAGCACGCCGCGGATGTCGAAGAGATCGCACAATGTGGAGTTTGTGGTGGTCGTGAACACACGAGGGCGTTCTTCGCGGGGAGCGGTTGACGCTATCGCCGCCGGGATTCGCAGGCAGGAGCACTCATGCAGGCCTCGTTGA